In Paenibacillus kyungheensis, the following are encoded in one genomic region:
- a CDS encoding ABC transporter permease subunit, whose amino-acid sequence MTTVIGMTWKELLRKKVLMMTLIMTVLFIVVFSFIAQILGKSSDGIPNHDLIAQFMNGASILTLGFFFGSFILAFLIIFSSFSSISGEAEVSMMQAMLTRPILRWKWYVGRWLGYTLFGIIYALFLYISIVIIANIFATVPQTLIVHIQSFLLFALTVPVLVTVTFLGATFFSALGNGVFMTMLYGAGWLGGMVEKLSSSLDMKPEVARSLYNITGMISLAMPADAIQRKMLAVLLNVEQLTGMFNIDEQMRGRMGVGQVPSTAFIIYTLIYTIILFFWGMRRFYKKDF is encoded by the coding sequence ATGACAACAGTGATTGGTATGACCTGGAAAGAATTATTACGTAAAAAAGTGCTAATGATGACGCTGATTATGACAGTGTTATTTATTGTTGTTTTCTCATTTATCGCTCAAATCTTAGGTAAATCATCAGATGGCATTCCCAACCATGATTTAATTGCTCAATTTATGAATGGAGCTTCTATTTTGACCTTAGGTTTCTTTTTCGGAAGTTTTATTTTAGCTTTTTTAATTATTTTTAGTTCGTTTTCTTCGATCTCTGGAGAAGCCGAAGTGAGTATGATGCAAGCGATGTTAACTCGCCCCATTTTGCGTTGGAAATGGTATGTAGGGCGCTGGTTAGGGTATACGTTATTTGGTATCATCTATGCTTTATTTTTGTATATTTCAATTGTTATTATTGCAAATATCTTTGCGACTGTACCGCAGACTTTGATTGTACATATACAATCGTTTTTATTATTTGCACTAACTGTACCTGTTCTGGTCACCGTTACTTTTTTGGGAGCTACCTTTTTTTCGGCACTAGGAAATGGTGTATTTATGACGATGTTATATGGAGCAGGTTGGTTAGGCGGTATGGTAGAGAAATTATCTAGTAGCCTTGACATGAAGCCAGAAGTGGCACGTTCTCTGTATAATATTACAGGCATGATTTCATTAGCGATGCCTGCAGATGCTATTCAACGTAAAATGTTAGCTGTTTTGTTAAATGTAGAACAGTTGACAGGTATGTTTAATATTGATGAGCAAATGAGAGGTCGTATGGGGGTAGGGCAAGTTCCTTCAACAGCTTTTATTATCTATACTTTAATCTACACGATTATTTTATTTTTCTGGGGGATGCGTCGCTTTTATAAAAAAGATTTTTAA
- a CDS encoding NHLP leader peptide family RiPP precursor, with product MSSQAIFQAQVIQKAWEDPSFMEMLKTDPKSALKDVLGISFPEHVQLKTVEEKSDEFYLVIPPKPSSMMADAKVKVDAGW from the coding sequence ATGTCCAGCCAAGCTATTTTTCAAGCACAAGTTATTCAAAAGGCGTGGGAAGACCCTAGTTTTATGGAGATGTTAAAAACCGATCCAAAATCAGCATTGAAAGATGTCTTGGGTATTTCTTTTCCAGAACATGTGCAACTCAAAACAGTTGAAGAAAAAAGCGATGAATTCTATCTGGTAATTCCTCCAAAGCCTTCATCTATGATGGCTGACGCTAAAGTGAAAGTTGACGCTGGTTGGTAA
- a CDS encoding sigma-70 family RNA polymerase sigma factor, with protein sequence MDIPEPEQFQQIFYEHYPIVKRKLHALLRDEAIADDLAQEVFLRLYRNPPDDPQAIGAWLHRVLTRIAYDYMDKKARERRLQNKQEQYYDLQHSPPSGEDIVIQQMEQEEVQEWLEQLPQRDRQALLMKYSGYSYAEIAEELQLKQPIVGTLLHRATNKLRKKMLRST encoded by the coding sequence ATGGACATTCCGGAACCGGAACAATTTCAACAGATATTTTATGAACATTATCCAATCGTCAAACGTAAACTTCATGCATTATTACGTGACGAAGCTATAGCCGATGATCTGGCACAGGAAGTCTTTCTCCGTCTATATCGCAATCCACCCGATGATCCGCAAGCGATAGGGGCTTGGCTACACAGAGTTCTGACCCGGATTGCTTATGATTATATGGATAAAAAGGCAAGAGAACGCCGACTGCAAAATAAACAAGAACAATACTATGATCTTCAACACTCTCCACCTTCGGGTGAGGATATCGTGATACAGCAAATGGAACAAGAAGAGGTACAAGAATGGCTGGAACAATTACCTCAACGGGATAGGCAAGCTTTACTCATGAAATACTCGGGTTACAGTTACGCAGAGATCGCTGAAGAACTTCAATTAAAGCAACCTATTGTCGGTACATTACTACATCGGGCAACCAATAAATTACGTAAAAAAATGCTACGGTCTACGTAA
- a CDS encoding ABC transporter ATP-binding protein, protein MSTVAIDIQQLTKEYDNGRGCRNVTISVGEGEAFGFLGPNGAGKSTLVKMLVGLTAPTSGSATLFGDPIGSLEAKRHIGYLPELYRYQEWLTGEEVVRLHSRLCGMDQSTIKPRIKQLLDQVGIGKRGTDRVKHYSKGMQQRLGMACALVNDPPILFLDEPSSALDPIGRLEVRELLKNLKNEGKTIFLNSHLLEEVESLCERIALLNNGQILRHGQVSQVLYTQTKWRFKVGGFTPEILPWLSETSGISIERYATPTISSATTTLPVGQETVWLEATIDNEEQIGWLNTLIVNQGMTLYNVEPVKEKLEEWFMDAVSGLSHRGEQ, encoded by the coding sequence ATGAGTACAGTAGCGATCGATATTCAGCAATTAACAAAAGAATATGATAATGGTCGTGGTTGTCGCAATGTAACGATTAGTGTGGGAGAAGGGGAAGCCTTTGGCTTCCTCGGTCCCAATGGCGCAGGGAAAAGTACACTGGTCAAAATGTTAGTTGGATTAACAGCACCCACTTCAGGAAGTGCTACATTATTTGGTGATCCTATTGGTTCTTTAGAAGCCAAGCGACATATCGGTTATCTACCCGAGCTGTATCGTTACCAAGAATGGTTAACCGGTGAAGAAGTTGTTCGGTTGCATAGTCGTCTGTGTGGAATGGATCAGAGTACAATTAAGCCGCGAATCAAGCAATTGTTAGATCAAGTAGGTATCGGTAAGCGTGGAACAGACAGAGTCAAACATTATTCTAAAGGGATGCAACAACGTCTAGGGATGGCTTGCGCATTAGTCAATGATCCACCTATTTTATTTCTCGATGAACCTTCTTCAGCTTTAGATCCGATTGGACGCTTAGAAGTACGTGAACTGCTTAAAAATTTAAAAAATGAAGGTAAAACGATCTTTTTAAATTCTCATTTGTTAGAAGAAGTAGAAAGTCTATGTGAACGCATAGCACTACTGAATAATGGACAGATTTTGCGTCATGGACAAGTCAGTCAGGTCTTGTATACTCAGACCAAATGGAGATTCAAAGTAGGTGGATTCACACCGGAGATTCTACCGTGGTTAAGCGAGACTAGCGGTATTTCGATAGAGCGATATGCTACACCAACGATATCATCTGCAACGACCACACTGCCTGTAGGACAAGAGACCGTCTGGTTAGAAGCAACGATAGATAACGAAGAGCAGATTGGTTGGTTGAATACTTTAATCGTGAATCAAGGAATGACCTTATACAATGTAGAACCAGTCAAAGAAAAATTAGAAGAATGGTTTATGGATGCCGTATCCGGGCTAAGTCACAGGGGGGAGCAATAA
- a CDS encoding OsmC family protein, whose amino-acid sequence MKHQFVLDANWQGGRNSEGTIESGNLKTAISIPQPMGGPGIGTNPDEMLLGAAATCYIITLAAMLERSNITVARLTMKSEGIVDVTNNIFTYEQLIHRPEIVLSAESADQVEKATVLAHKAEQSCMISRAIAGNVTITTQPLISIAD is encoded by the coding sequence ATGAAACACCAATTTGTATTGGATGCTAATTGGCAGGGTGGACGTAATAGCGAAGGAACGATCGAGTCAGGCAATCTCAAAACAGCGATCTCCATTCCGCAACCTATGGGCGGACCAGGTATAGGTACTAATCCTGATGAGATGTTATTAGGGGCAGCCGCAACTTGTTATATTATTACACTTGCAGCGATGCTTGAACGTTCCAATATTACTGTTGCACGTCTGACGATGAAGTCTGAAGGTATTGTAGATGTGACCAATAATATTTTTACGTATGAACAATTGATTCATCGACCTGAAATTGTATTAAGTGCCGAATCAGCCGATCAAGTTGAAAAAGCAACTGTACTTGCACACAAAGCAGAGCAGTCTTGTATGATCTCACGTGCGATTGCTGGTAATGTGACGATCACGACTCAACCGTTAATTAGTATTGCTGACTAA
- a CDS encoding acyltransferase: MSRERINEWALLRGFAFLAVVMQHSIGEYIYRSGSIQADSIMLGMLYHFTRFGTLTFVFLAGAILFYQYGDGRKYRSVIFRRIGDIYVPFVVWTIIYWIVMQWIFNAPLLRADSLQDIVQQLFAPTNGYHLWFVIMIFQFYLLFPLFRWLGKQFQTRLLENRSPHEQKRHIVIMLIVIGIIYGWLMWLCYYAMPTWNVQGIWKIILDHRTSEFIFYFFYFVLGGICGSAIQRWRAMIIKILPWTAVSFLIMYIWLGYDLLRFDPVAINLNVSTYLKPTTFLAVVSHMLLMYGLALYLVERKGVMVRFLQWCGRYSFGGYLSHALILMGVSYFTRQITTPGLNLVLTILTFMIVAPTAIALTSGLSRLPGGQWLTGSAGKKGKHSIRTHASRPQSTLPQDS, translated from the coding sequence ATGTCTAGAGAACGGATCAATGAATGGGCATTGCTACGTGGGTTTGCCTTTTTGGCGGTCGTGATGCAACATTCGATTGGTGAATATATTTATCGAAGTGGCAGTATACAAGCTGATTCGATAATGTTAGGTATGCTTTATCATTTTACACGATTTGGTACGTTAACGTTTGTCTTTTTAGCCGGGGCTATTTTATTTTATCAATATGGAGATGGACGCAAATACCGTTCGGTTATCTTTAGACGGATTGGCGATATCTATGTTCCTTTTGTTGTATGGACAATCATTTACTGGATCGTCATGCAGTGGATATTTAACGCGCCATTGCTTCGAGCAGATAGTTTGCAAGATATTGTACAGCAATTATTCGCACCTACCAATGGATATCATCTCTGGTTTGTGATTATGATTTTTCAATTTTATCTGTTATTCCCACTTTTCCGCTGGCTTGGTAAGCAATTTCAAACACGATTATTGGAAAATCGCTCACCACACGAGCAAAAGCGACATATCGTTATTATGTTAATCGTCATCGGAATCATCTATGGCTGGTTAATGTGGTTATGTTATTATGCTATGCCTACGTGGAATGTACAGGGGATCTGGAAAATTATTTTAGATCATCGTACTAGCGAATTTATCTTTTATTTTTTTTATTTTGTCTTGGGTGGAATCTGTGGTTCTGCAATTCAGCGTTGGAGAGCGATGATCATCAAAATACTGCCCTGGACGGCTGTATCATTTTTGATTATGTATATCTGGTTAGGTTATGATCTGTTACGCTTTGATCCTGTAGCTATTAATCTAAATGTATCGACATATCTCAAACCGACTACCTTTTTGGCAGTCGTGAGTCATATGTTGTTGATGTACGGATTAGCTTTGTACCTTGTAGAACGAAAAGGTGTCATGGTTCGCTTTCTTCAGTGGTGTGGACGTTACTCCTTTGGTGGTTATCTATCTCATGCCCTGATATTGATGGGCGTGTCTTACTTTACCCGCCAGATCACAACGCCTGGACTGAATCTTGTGCTCACAATCCTTACCTTTATGATTGTAGCTCCTACAGCTATCGCACTAACGAGCGGACTCTCTCGCTTACCGGGAGGACAATGGTTAACCGGATCAGCAGGCAAAAAAGGGAAACATTCGATACGCACTCATGCTTCCAGACCACAATCCACATTGCCTCAAGATTCTTAA
- a CDS encoding sensor histidine kinase, translated as MKQRKSLVPKPFPVTVYILAVMTVVLIIVNTTYYVTTRKALISVQEQNMRAITDQIRSSIKLSQSGEAFVEDLIGENLRMAAQAAQSKIGSDMNEVTNQQLAEVSKEVGVDRITLLAPSGNNIVPIRSSDPNELSVKEEWRADWLKAVQELLARKTPTVDIGQKLPDYWGAPMISKVDNANSAGEKWGYYYDGKTNYVINVYTNDKSVREFQEKTGVEAIIREILNGERSRQTLGIAIFNPPIFLDQANQFNSHGVIWYSDNETLYNDYSYKSATDKTNIKQVNKSGNTISITDEFDNVPVLKTFIPVELTYPAIITVVSDLTEVQQTLNEQLIRLTLTISACSIAIIALVLGLITILNRRTEAAAQSVQNVYLENIDALFNSIKEQRHDFNNHVNTIQLLVKMKKYDDLSTYTAELVGESIAMNQIININLPALSALIQAKTTQAYDRRIKFEYDISNLKSVQFGTVKSTELVKIVSNLIDNAFDAVSETDKPDKMVKVTGRVRGEQLTFTVGNNGNPIPEKLKQQIFEAGFSTKPLNRKNSGLGLAIVQKILSKHRGIIRVESDEEWTEFSVRLPL; from the coding sequence ATGAAACAACGTAAGAGCCTGGTACCCAAACCTTTTCCGGTGACTGTATATATTTTGGCTGTTATGACAGTTGTGTTGATTATTGTGAATACTACCTATTATGTAACAACACGAAAAGCATTGATTTCGGTCCAAGAACAAAATATGCGTGCAATCACTGATCAGATTAGATCATCTATCAAATTATCTCAAAGTGGAGAAGCTTTTGTAGAGGACTTGATAGGCGAGAACCTGAGAATGGCAGCTCAAGCTGCACAGTCTAAGATTGGGTCAGACATGAATGAAGTTACCAATCAACAACTTGCTGAAGTGAGCAAAGAAGTAGGTGTAGATCGGATTACACTGTTAGCTCCTTCAGGTAATAATATTGTTCCTATACGTTCTTCAGACCCTAATGAATTATCGGTGAAAGAAGAATGGCGAGCAGATTGGCTTAAAGCGGTTCAAGAATTGCTTGCTCGCAAAACGCCTACTGTTGATATTGGACAGAAGCTACCTGATTATTGGGGAGCGCCTATGATCTCCAAAGTAGATAATGCTAACTCTGCTGGTGAAAAGTGGGGTTATTACTACGATGGCAAAACGAATTATGTGATAAATGTCTATACGAATGATAAGTCTGTGCGAGAATTTCAAGAAAAAACAGGCGTAGAAGCGATTATTCGTGAAATCCTGAATGGTGAGCGTAGTCGTCAGACATTAGGGATTGCTATTTTTAATCCGCCTATCTTTCTCGATCAAGCGAATCAATTCAATTCGCATGGTGTGATCTGGTACTCTGATAATGAGACATTGTATAACGATTACTCTTATAAGAGTGCTACCGACAAAACAAATATTAAGCAAGTTAATAAATCAGGGAATACCATATCCATTACAGATGAATTTGATAATGTCCCTGTGCTCAAAACGTTTATACCGGTAGAGTTAACGTATCCTGCTATTATAACGGTCGTATCGGATTTGACAGAAGTTCAGCAGACACTTAATGAACAATTGATCCGATTAACACTGACGATTTCTGCTTGTTCAATCGCTATTATTGCGTTGGTATTAGGATTGATCACTATTCTGAATCGTCGCACCGAAGCAGCAGCGCAAAGTGTGCAAAATGTCTATTTGGAAAATATAGACGCCCTTTTTAACTCGATCAAAGAACAACGTCATGATTTCAACAACCATGTGAATACGATTCAATTATTGGTGAAAATGAAAAAATATGACGACTTATCGACGTATACCGCTGAACTGGTAGGGGAATCGATTGCGATGAATCAGATTATCAATATCAATCTGCCTGCATTATCTGCATTGATTCAAGCCAAAACCACACAAGCGTATGACCGTCGAATCAAGTTCGAATATGATATCAGTAATCTCAAATCGGTTCAATTTGGGACAGTGAAATCGACAGAACTGGTTAAGATTGTTAGTAATCTAATTGATAATGCTTTTGATGCTGTGAGCGAAACCGACAAACCGGATAAAATGGTCAAAGTGACCGGACGTGTTCGCGGAGAACAGTTAACCTTCACAGTTGGAAATAATGGCAATCCGATTCCCGAAAAATTAAAACAACAAATTTTCGAAGCAGGATTTAGTACTAAGCCGCTTAATCGCAAAAATTCAGGGTTAGGTCTGGCGATAGTACAGAAAATTTTGTCCAAACATCGGGGTATTATTCGGGTTGAAAGTGATGAAGAATGGACAGAGTTCTCTGTTCGTTTACCACTTTAA
- a CDS encoding sensor histidine kinase, whose amino-acid sequence MKILSKALIGVLIAVIVVVLALSLFSTQSEKRTGHSINYWQIKWQSQNTLTSKPWDSDQDSPWISSEIMKDGKPVNSSSAWIRIPLPELSWNTAGVLIPELNGKHIIVYLDQDKIFESKRSYAYEQNQLLLPLTKQDSYKLLYIWVESAREQISLKQGIMVGDYQDMLISYVSSDLIDVVLGSACIFISLVMVICSVFLRRDQLRMWLSLAAIILSLGILVVTYSPFLFTFYPTYYKLYSVLLDLSLFILLPALLYFFECVFGSGYKGIITKMKKIQYAYSFICVMAMIFNILTNERYFAVYYFISVKTLGILLILQLLILMVVAVTYAFRKNKDAILFASGFSIFALISGGELTWFYIQAGSYSVTLWKWGVMIFVISLISVMARRFAQNHQQMVLYSSRLELFNNELQRSEKMDIISELAASVAHEVRNPLQVTRGFLQLLQMNTDDKGREHLKIALEELDRASAIITDFLTFAKPEFDKVNTLNLAQEFQHIEGIMRPLATLAGGTITMNIPENIDIRGNSSKFKQALINIVKNSIEALPEEGKIHIWAEQNDKEIEIHIQDNGSGMTEEELKRLGEPYFSNKTKGTGLGLMVTFRIIEALGGVLEFKSKKNVGTEAVIHLPAADPQV is encoded by the coding sequence ATGAAGATTCTGTCCAAAGCCTTAATCGGGGTTTTAATCGCAGTTATAGTGGTCGTCTTGGCGTTATCTTTATTTTCAACTCAAAGTGAAAAACGAACAGGTCATTCTATTAATTACTGGCAAATTAAATGGCAATCGCAAAATACGTTAACATCCAAACCATGGGATAGTGATCAAGATAGCCCCTGGATTTCATCTGAAATTATGAAAGATGGCAAACCGGTGAATAGTTCATCAGCATGGATTCGTATTCCTTTGCCTGAATTATCGTGGAATACAGCCGGTGTATTGATTCCGGAACTGAATGGTAAGCATATTATTGTGTATTTGGATCAAGATAAGATTTTTGAATCGAAACGTAGTTATGCCTATGAACAAAATCAATTGTTATTACCACTAACCAAACAAGATTCTTACAAGTTGCTGTATATCTGGGTAGAATCGGCGCGCGAACAGATTAGTCTGAAGCAAGGCATTATGGTTGGCGATTATCAAGATATGTTGATTTCTTATGTTAGCTCGGATCTGATTGATGTGGTACTGGGTAGTGCTTGTATTTTTATCTCTCTGGTCATGGTGATCTGTTCTGTATTTTTACGACGAGATCAATTAAGAATGTGGCTTAGTCTAGCAGCCATTATTCTTTCTCTTGGCATATTAGTGGTAACTTACTCGCCATTTTTGTTTACTTTTTACCCGACTTATTACAAATTGTATTCGGTTTTACTCGATTTGAGCTTATTTATCTTATTACCTGCGTTGCTTTACTTTTTTGAATGTGTGTTTGGTAGTGGTTACAAAGGCATCATTACTAAAATGAAAAAAATCCAATACGCCTATTCGTTTATCTGTGTAATGGCAATGATTTTTAACATTTTAACAAATGAACGATACTTTGCAGTCTACTACTTTATTTCTGTCAAAACATTAGGTATTCTGTTAATTCTTCAATTATTGATTTTGATGGTCGTAGCAGTAACGTATGCTTTTCGCAAAAACAAAGATGCAATCTTATTCGCTTCCGGCTTTTCTATTTTCGCTTTAATCAGCGGGGGAGAATTAACATGGTTTTATATTCAAGCTGGAAGTTATAGTGTAACCCTCTGGAAATGGGGCGTAATGATCTTTGTGATTTCACTAATATCTGTGATGGCAAGACGATTTGCTCAAAATCATCAACAGATGGTGCTCTACTCCAGTCGCTTAGAATTATTTAACAATGAACTTCAGCGCTCAGAAAAAATGGACATTATCAGCGAACTTGCCGCTTCTGTAGCTCATGAAGTACGCAATCCGTTACAAGTGACACGTGGATTTTTGCAATTGTTACAAATGAATACAGATGATAAAGGACGAGAGCATCTCAAGATTGCCTTAGAAGAACTCGACCGCGCATCAGCGATTATTACAGACTTTTTAACATTTGCCAAACCTGAATTTGATAAAGTTAATACACTTAATTTGGCACAAGAATTCCAACATATCGAAGGGATTATGCGACCACTTGCTACATTAGCAGGAGGAACGATCACTATGAATATCCCTGAAAATATTGATATCCGGGGCAATTCTTCCAAGTTCAAGCAAGCTTTAATTAATATTGTGAAAAATAGTATAGAAGCTTTACCTGAAGAAGGTAAGATTCATATCTGGGCAGAACAAAATGACAAAGAAATTGAAATTCATATTCAAGATAACGGAAGTGGTATGACAGAAGAAGAGTTAAAACGATTAGGAGAACCATACTTTTCGAATAAAACCAAAGGAACAGGCCTGGGGCTGATGGTGACTTTTCGCATTATAGAAGCACTCGGGGGAGTATTAGAATTTAAAAGTAAAAAGAATGTAGGCACAGAAGCTGTTATTCATCTTCCAGCAGCGGACCCGCAAGTCTAA
- a CDS encoding GH12 family glycosyl hydrolase domain-containing protein, producing MVLPLQASAASSSTAYDKLNFANNKYYVFNNVWGQDTVQGWWQTVYHNSDTDLGWVWHWPSTTSSVKAYPSLVSGWHWTEGYTPGSGFPTRLSDNKNINTNVAYSIKADGTYNAAYDIWFHNTNKASWDSTPTDEVMIWLNNTNAGPLGSYVETVTIGGSSWKVHKGWLDAGNGKGWNVFSFVRTSNVSSASLNVKNFTDYLVNSKKWMANTKYVSSVEFGTEIFGGDGQINFSKWNVAVQ from the coding sequence ATGGTTTTACCGCTTCAGGCTTCAGCCGCTTCCTCATCTACAGCCTATGATAAGCTCAATTTTGCTAACAATAAGTACTATGTATTTAACAATGTGTGGGGTCAGGATACGGTTCAAGGATGGTGGCAAACAGTCTATCATAACAGTGATACCGATCTAGGCTGGGTATGGCACTGGCCAAGCACTACATCTTCTGTCAAAGCGTATCCATCACTTGTTAGCGGATGGCATTGGACAGAAGGATATACACCGGGTAGTGGTTTCCCTACTCGACTTTCCGACAATAAAAATATCAATACCAATGTAGCGTATTCTATCAAAGCAGACGGAACGTATAACGCGGCTTATGATATCTGGTTCCACAATACGAACAAAGCTAGTTGGGATTCTACACCTACCGATGAAGTAATGATCTGGTTGAATAATACGAATGCAGGACCACTTGGTTCTTATGTTGAGACCGTCACGATCGGCGGCAGTAGCTGGAAAGTACACAAAGGTTGGCTTGATGCTGGGAATGGCAAAGGATGGAATGTATTCTCTTTTGTACGTACTTCTAATGTCTCTAGTGCTTCATTGAATGTGAAAAACTTTACCGACTATCTGGTAAACAGCAAAAAATGGATGGCAAATACGAAATATGTAAGTAGTGTTGAATTTGGTACAGAAATATTCGGTGGCGATGGTCAAATTAATTTTTCGAAATGGAATGTAGCGGTACAATAA
- a CDS encoding cupin domain-containing protein encodes MGTKLPLSPLVKLLDMNEHREGGWYKEMWKASFEIPKDILPEQYSGPRFSATSIYFILHGDEISDWHVVHSDELWLIHSGSPLELTLGGKGDQPVEGKKMILGMDIEAGQTPQVLIPAGEWQMARPLGNDPVFVSCVVAPGFHYDDFKLIER; translated from the coding sequence ATGGGAACCAAATTACCTTTATCACCATTAGTTAAATTGCTAGATATGAATGAACACCGCGAAGGCGGTTGGTATAAAGAAATGTGGAAAGCTTCTTTTGAAATTCCAAAAGATATTTTACCAGAACAATATTCAGGACCGCGTTTCTCAGCAACATCGATCTATTTTATACTGCATGGTGATGAAATCTCTGATTGGCATGTTGTTCACTCTGATGAGTTGTGGTTGATTCATTCCGGTAGCCCGCTAGAATTAACGCTAGGTGGTAAAGGCGATCAACCGGTAGAAGGCAAAAAAATGATTTTGGGTATGGATATCGAAGCTGGACAGACACCACAAGTATTGATTCCAGCAGGAGAATGGCAAATGGCTAGACCACTTGGTAATGATCCTGTCTTTGTATCATGTGTGGTTGCACCGGGGTTCCATTACGATGATTTCAAATTGATTGAACGCTAG